The DNA sequence GGCGAATTCCGCGTAGCTCCACCCGCGCCGGGCGGGATGCGTTGCCATGTGCTGCTCCTTCGGGTGTGGCAGAAACGATGCGTCTAAATCGGAGTGCTCATTCAAGTCCGCCCTCCGACGATAACTAGTTCGCCGTGCGCGGACGCGAGTAGTCCGTGGGTGCGCGCATCAGGTGCGGAACGTCGATGACCAGTTCCGGGCCACCAGGCGCGGGGCGCCACCGCAGGAAGTCCGTTGCGACCTCCGTCCGGCGCAAATCGCCGCCGCTGAGCCGGTAGACGTCTACCTGCACCAAATCGGTGTCGATGATCCAGTATTCCGGGACGCCGTACGCCGCGTAACGCTCGCGCTTCAACCCCCGGTCACGCCGCGAGGTCGAGGGAGAGAGAACTTCGACCACGAGGTCCGGGGCGCCCACCATCGCGTGGTCCTTGACGATCTCCTCACGCTCGCGACGCACGAACAGCAGGTCCGGCTCCAGGTAGTCGCCCTCGCCGAAGATCACGTCGTACGGCGCGCCGAACAGCGTTCCGAGCCCGTGCTCCTGCGTGAAGACTTCGAGCATCGCGGTCAGGCGCGCGACGACTCTCTGGTGGATGCTCGTCGGTGATGGGGTCACGTACAGTTCTCCGGCGATGACTTCGTAGCGATTGCCATCATCGGGGAGATTCGCGAATTCCTCGTACGTCCATCCGCGGACCGCCGGCTGTGTGGACATCGTCTCTCCCCCTCGTGTGAATGCCGGGCTGTGCGTGCCCCAGTATCAAAGATCGATCAATGCGCCCTCGCGCACCAGCGCGGCGGCGGCCTCGATGTCGGGCGCCAGCGCGCGGTCCGCGTCCAGGTGCCCGATGGTGGCGCGCAGCTTCTGGTACGCGCGCTCCACCCCGCGCCCCGGCCGCAGCGGCTTGCGGAACTCCAGCGCCTGCGCGGCGCACAGCAGCTCCACCGCCAGCACCGCCTCGGTGTTCCGCAGCACGCGGCGCGCCTTGACGGCCCCGTGCGCGCCCATGGACACGTGGTCTTCCTTGTTGGCGCCGGTGGGAATGCTGTCGACGCTGGCGGGATGCGAGAGAACCTTGTTCTCGCTGGCCAGCGCCGCCGCCGTGATCTGCGCGATCATGAAGCCGGAGCACACGCCGGGATCGCGCGTCAAAAAGGCGGGAAGGTCGCCCGACAGGTCCGGGTTCACCAGCCGCTCGGTGCGCCGCTCGGAGATGGAGCACAGGTCGGTGAGCGCCATCGCCAGCAGGTCCAGCACCTGCGCGATGGGCTGGCCGTGGAAGTTGCCGCCCGAGATCACCAGGCCGTCCGGCCCCTCGTCCGGAAAGATCAGCGGATTGTCGGTGGCGCTGTTGGCCTCGATCTCGATCACCTGCCGCACGTACGCCAGCGCGCTGCGGGCGGCGCCGTGCACCTGCGGCATGCAGCGGATGGAGTAGGCGTCCTGCACCCTCGGGTCGCCGTGCCGGTGCGACTCGCGGATCTCGCTGTCGGCGAGCAGGGCGCGCAGGCGCTCGGCGCTGGCGGCCTGCCCCGGGTGCGGGCGGGCGCGCATGATGGCGGGATGGAACGCGTCCGGCGTGCCGCGCAGCCCCTCGAGCGACATGGCGCCGGCCACCTCGGCCG is a window from the Longimicrobium sp. genome containing:
- the hutH gene encoding histidine ammonia-lyase, with product MRQIEIDGDSLTLEQVEQVATDLGTRVVLAAGSEERIQRSRDVVERALASGAVVYGVTTGFGRLAETPIPPERLEELQLNLIRSHACGVGAPLARAETRAIVLLRANVLAKGFSGVRPMVVQRLLDLLNHGIHPVIPEQGSVGASGDLAPLSHLALVLIGEGQAEVGGQVLPGAEALARAGLEPLRLRAKEGLALNNGTQVMAGIGALLVRGAERVVEAAEVAGAMSLEGLRGTPDAFHPAIMRARPHPGQAASAERLRALLADSEIRESHRHGDPRVQDAYSIRCMPQVHGAARSALAYVRQVIEIEANSATDNPLIFPDEGPDGLVISGGNFHGQPIAQVLDLLAMALTDLCSISERRTERLVNPDLSGDLPAFLTRDPGVCSGFMIAQITAAALASENKVLSHPASVDSIPTGANKEDHVSMGAHGAVKARRVLRNTEAVLAVELLCAAQALEFRKPLRPGRGVERAYQKLRATIGHLDADRALAPDIEAAAALVREGALIDL
- a CDS encoding Uma2 family endonuclease, producing the protein MSTQPAVRGWTYEEFANLPDDGNRYEVIAGELYVTPSPTSIHQRVVARLTAMLEVFTQEHGLGTLFGAPYDVIFGEGDYLEPDLLFVRREREEIVKDHAMVGAPDLVVEVLSPSTSRRDRGLKRERYAAYGVPEYWIIDTDLVQVDVYRLSGGDLRRTEVATDFLRWRPAPGGPELVIDVPHLMRAPTDYSRPRTAN